Proteins found in one Plasmodium gaboni strain SY75 chromosome 13, whole genome shotgun sequence genomic segment:
- a CDS encoding putative vacuolar fusion protein MON1, producing the protein MEITCDNENSNKNEKEKNIISSTYLNDKDKSIDSVFEESEIIQNNTNDDNSLMNDDIKFYDVNGIDDMKENEENVFLFNEEEYCEQFLMRSDQNVSQYEEVYNSYTDDDLEKFFEDKENNDNSINNNSVENNIHILQNDITINKDVMKSSFENNTLIYKDNQSSYIEQKNNVIGTFEITNNNIQNNENSESENTNKNNDDITYIKNEKKSFEENSVHIIEQETLNEGCTDTRDLSNEEHIMLSLNSMETNNFIDNKPPCDDDHKEDSKNMFLSEGEHEHVAKGEVERKEEIERNDNEENEENEENEEKGDHKNNNTNENINISQGDHKKECTNDMNREQKYILDNKNEMDYELSDKNIEKSKLIKSDLNNFEEQNNSQYINEKVKDNESNIDNDIHIKEDIKNIEFDYDDDDEDLKSEKFNKKLDILNYFENNENQDNINNSKFLLKKKKVNEDQTNTLWYKHKRHFFIFTFSGKPVFTRYGNEENLTSFFGTLLAILSKVETFNFNDINIDNNKSNKKTNGLAPKKNTLKYIISNNTKVVFLDKEVLYLVCISKVNESINYIMNILNYIYSQIISLLTKSIDKSFQIKPSFDIRYLLDGADLLMCNLISSCSKNLYSLLDGFEPLPLKPDYRNKVHNLISSFKISNVLLSFLIIDDKIIGLSLSKYTLNSMDIIIIINMITSMKSFKNAESWTPICLPIYNPNLFLYAYINYIKKKICCVYICSHASSRDFFHLSRHTSMIESTLISTGCYDEIVKASNNAPFALPQIPGIDIIHLCYYIPYLKQYYSSKISNEKIKRIFRVYQKCDDIMKDCKLPTQIYIESEYEKFYCIKTNLYHLYLSVPFYVIINDENINEILKIISTHHKEIFINNIKQITS; encoded by the exons ATGGAAATTACATGTGATAATGAaaatagtaataaaaatgagaaagagaaaaatataatttcatctacttatttaaatgataagGATAAATCGATAGATAGTGTATTTGAAGAAAGTgaaataatacaaaataatacaaatgatgataattcTTTAATGAATGATGACATAAAGTTTTATGATGTTAATGGTATAGATGATATGAAAGAAAACGAGGAAAATGTTTTCCTTTTTAATGAAGAAGAATATTGTGAACAATTTTTAATGAGAAGTGATCAAAATGTATCACAATATGAAGAAGtatataattcttataCAGATGATGATTTGGAGAAATTTTTTgaagataaagaaaataatgataattctataaataataattcagTGGAAAATAACATACATATCTTACAAAATGatataacaataaataaagatgTTATGAAATCTTcatttgaaaataatacattaatttataaagaTAATCAATCATCTTATAttgaacaaaaaaataatgttattGGTACATTCGAAATAAccaataataatatacaaaataatgaaaatagTGAAAGtgaaaatacaaataaaaataatgatgatattacatatattaaaaatgaaaaaaaatcttTTGAAGAAAATTCTGTTCATATAATTGAACAGGAGACTCTAAATGAAGGTTGTACTGATACTAGAGATTTAAGTAATGAAGAACATATTATGCTATCTTTAAATAGTATGGAAACGAATAATTTTATAGATAATAAACCACCTTGTGATGATGATCACAAAGAGGATAGcaaaaatatgtttttgAGTGAAGGAGAACATGAACATGTTGCAAAAGGGGAAGTAGAAagaaaagaagaaatagaaagaaatgataatgaagaaaatgaagaaaatgaagaaaatgaagaaaagGGAGAccataaaaataataacacaaatgaaaacataaatatatcacAAGGAGACCATAAAAAGGAATGTACTAATGATATGAATAGAGAGCAAAAGTATATTcttgataataaaaatgaaatggATTATGAATTAagtgataaaaatatagaaaagAGTAAGCTAATTAAATCtgatttaaataattttgaGGAACAGAATAATTCCcaatatattaatgaaaaagtaaaagataatgaatctaatattgataatgatatacatataaaagaagatataaaaaatatcgAATTTGATTATGATGACGATGATGAAGATTTGAAAAGtgaaaaatttaataagaaattagatattttaaattattttgaaaataatgaaaatcaagataatataaataattccaaatttttattaaaaaaaaaaaaagttaatGAGGATCAAACAAATACATTATGGTATAAACATAAAAGAcacttttttattttcacATTTTCTGGAAAACCTGTATTTACAAGATATGGtaatgaagaaaatttAACAAGCTTTTTTGGAACCTTATTGGCTATTTTATCTAAAGTTGAaacatttaattttaatgatataaatattgataataataaatctaataaaaaaacaaatgGATTAGctccaaaaaaaaatacgttaaaatatattattagtaATAATACGAAAGTGGTATTTTTAGATAAAGAAGTTTTATATCTTGTTTGTATTTCTAAAGTAAATGAAAGcattaattatataatgaatatcctgaattatatatattcacaAATTATTTCCTTATTAACAAAAAGTATTGATAAATCATTTCAAATTAAACCTTCATTTGATATAAGATATTTATTAGATGGAGCAGACTTATTAATGTGTAATTTAATATCTTCATGttcaaaaaatttatattccTTATTAGATGGATTTGAACCTTTACCTTTAAAACCAGATTATCGTAATAAAGTACATAATCTTATATCCTCTTTTAAAATCAGCAATGTCTTACTCTCCTTTTTAATTATAGATGATAAAATTATAGGTTTGTcattatcaaaatatacATTAAATTCTATggatattattattattattaatatgataaCATCTATGaaatcatttaaaaatgcGGAATCATGGACCCCTATATGTTTACCGATATACAATCCAAA CTTGTTCTTGTATGCTtacataaattatattaagAAGAAGATATGTTGCGTTTATATTTGCTCTCATGCTTCTTCTCGGGATTTTTTCCATCTTTCAAGGCATACATCCATGATTGAATCG ACATTAATCAGTACCGGTTGCTATGATGAAATAGTAAAGGCGTCAAACAATGCACCCTTTGCATTACCACAAATTCCTGGGATAGATATTATACACTTATGTTATTACATTCCATACTTAAAACAATATTATAGTTCGAAAATTAGTAATGAAAagataaaaagaatattcAGGGTATACCAAAAATGTGATGATATAATGAAGGATTGTAAATTACCTACACAGATTTATATAGAAAGTGAGTATGAGAAATTTTATTGTATTAAAACGAATctatatcatttatatttatctgTTCCTTTCTATGTAATAAttaatgatgaaaatattaatgaaattttaaaaattatttcaACACATCATAAAGagatatttattaataatataaaacaaataacatcttga
- a CDS encoding putative exported protein (Plasmodium exported protein, unknown function), with translation MRVFWVVLCYLHTLVERVNIKIQFISLLPNIKNYPDTYFFDYSKIEWNRKLAEVFTYTDDNIVNTLGSNIKEVEHQYNRGEINIPEGVVGHGCENLREIFPELVDELVLWNYDKELKKEKELYKTTYNVLKTFESEVNVYNNDSLRSMNTILRSLYKSISYNDIRLLRLMCGNNMDLNINANGQLMVNGKCVSDYLTNISFETNIEFVSDDIKSSINKKVTLHHGKLLHLTSEFIKLQRYIKYLHLIVVRMPLVYFRSANNFLLMFQINAMLILEERLNNVLYMNYLEQLSLGKNYYTLNIDTLLFLINDMLRITKSTIDSEVHRSFVKLNKALNGDLKCILAIFLYILNEAKSENKRSMQTLEGETQDDINNHPILLNVNKILLDEQKNIKLLKDKFQMFVKNVFNFDINEPTIRNLQQKLYEFRKAEIMNLFYITAHQIITLKQIIKYKNFIEDLKKKGQQRRSLYRRLIDSFILPQYTGVLTFHTDEYDLLLSDFLRIKEEGNIHFNLLGGNKTLRSLSKQCLFEINKLKILNKLYFELMEAIDILHDASIEDRNEKIYSKKKIIFYLYVIKKFNDRWV, from the exons ATGAGAGTTTTCTGGGTTGTACTTTGTTACTTGCATACTTTG GTGGAGAGagtaaatataaaaatacaatttATTAGTCTACTAccaaatataaaaaa TTATCCTGATACTTACTTTTTTGATTATTCAAAGATAGAATGGAATAGAAAACTAGCTGAGGTATTTACCTACACAGATGATAATATTGTAAATACATTAGGTTCTAATATTAAAGAAGTAGAACATCAATATAATAGAGGTGAAATAAATATCCCTGAAGGTGTAGTAGGGCATGGATGTGAAAATTTAAGAGAAATATTTCCTGAATTAGTTGATGAATTAGTTCTGTGGAATTATGATAAAGAActgaaaaaagaaaaagaattatataaaactacttataatgtattaaaaaCATTTGAGAGTGAGGTAAACGTATATAACAATGATTCACTTCGAAGTATGAACACAATATTACgatcattatataaatctatatcatataatgatataagGTTATTACGATTAATGTGTGGAAACAATATGGACTTAAATATTAATGCTAATGGACAATTAATGGTTAATGGTAAATGTGTTTCGGATTATTTAACTAACATTTCCTTTGAAACTAATATAGAATTTGTTTCAGATGATATAAAATCaagtataaataaaaaagttaCTCTACACCATGGGAAGTTATTACATTTAACTTCtgaatttataaaattacaaagatatattaaatatttacatttgATTGTTGTTAGAATGCCTTTAGTTTATTTTCGAAGTGCTAATAACTTTTTACTTATGTTTCAAATTAATGCAATGCTAATACTTGAAGAAAGACTAAATAAcgtattatatatgaattatttaGAACAATTAAGTTTaggaaaaaattattatactCTTAATATTGATACTCTgctttttttaattaatgATATGCTTAGAATAACAAAATCGACTATAGATTCAGAAGTGCATAGATCTTTTGTGAAGTTAAATAAAGCTCTTAATGGAGATTTGAAATGTATATTAgctatatttttatatatattgaatgAAGCAAAGTcagaaaataaaagatCTATGCAAACGTTAGAAGGAGAAACACaagatgatataaataatcatcctattttattaaatgtgaataaaatattattagatGAACAAAAAAACATTAAACTATTAAAAGACAAATTTCAAATGTTTgtaaaaaatgtatttaaTTTTGATATTAATGAACCTACTATACGAAATCTGcaacaaaaattatatgaattcAGAAAAGCAGAAATTATGAAtctattttatattacagCTCATCAAATAATTACATTGAAacaaataattaaatataaaaattttattgaagatttaaaaaaaaaaggacAACAACGTAGATCGTTATATAGGAGATTAATTGATAGTTTTATACTTCCACAATATACTGGAGTTTTAACATTTCATACAGATGAATATGATTTATTGTTAAGTGATTTTTTGCGTATAAAAGAAGAAGgaaatattcattttaatCTCTTAGGGGGAAATAAAACCTTAAGAAGCTTGTCAAAACAATGTCTTTTTGaaataaacaaattaaaaattcttaataaattatattttgagTTAATGGAAGCAATTGATATCTTACATGATGCCTCAATAGAAGATcgaaatgaaaaaatttatagtaaaaaaaaaattatattttatttatatgtaattaaaaaattcaatGACAGATGGGTATAG